One genomic region from Sphingobacterium sp. UGAL515B_05 encodes:
- a CDS encoding VOC family protein → MAKLHAYLNFNGNCEEAFNFYEKVFNTKNPGYMRYGDIPADPQMPPVPDEAKNKICHTAISINGDSMLMGADVIPAFGQQYIQGNNSYVMLMCESSTEAKTLYDALSTNAKVVEMPLGETFFAELYSAFQDQFGICWMVYFGGNKEEDCESKP, encoded by the coding sequence ATGGCAAAATTACACGCTTACCTAAATTTCAACGGAAACTGTGAAGAAGCATTCAATTTTTATGAAAAAGTCTTCAACACAAAAAATCCTGGCTACATGCGTTATGGCGATATCCCTGCTGACCCACAAATGCCACCTGTTCCAGATGAAGCCAAAAACAAAATCTGTCATACCGCAATTTCGATCAATGGAGACAGCATGCTGATGGGTGCTGATGTCATTCCTGCCTTTGGACAACAATACATTCAAGGAAACAACAGCTATGTCATGCTGATGTGTGAAAGCAGCACAGAGGCAAAAACATTATATGATGCACTGAGTACCAATGCAAAGGTGGTTGAAATGCCGCTCGGCGAAACGTTCTTTGCCGAACTATACAGCGCTTTTCAAGATCAATTTGGCATTTGCTGGATGGTTTATTTTGGCGGAAATAAAGAAGAAGATTGCGAAAGTAAGCCTTAA
- a CDS encoding Crp/Fnr family transcriptional regulator — translation MDLIRTFYSELALTPQELTAITEKHEALTVKKGDFILTKGQVSNAYYLIEYGLTRSFLHDYEGNEVTIGFCSDNDVVIEVASFFQRNPTVENIQALMETRLWKIKFEDFQELFHQIPEFREWGRSWMAKELVHSKNRAIAMITEPATARYLRLIKEKPILIQQAPLKHIASYLGITDTSLSRIRKEIVHGN, via the coding sequence ATGGATCTAATTAGAACCTTCTATAGTGAGCTTGCGCTCACACCACAGGAATTAACGGCCATCACGGAGAAACACGAAGCCCTAACCGTAAAAAAAGGCGATTTTATATTGACCAAAGGACAGGTTTCAAATGCTTATTACTTAATCGAATACGGACTTACACGCTCCTTTTTACATGATTACGAAGGTAATGAAGTTACCATCGGCTTCTGTAGTGACAATGACGTTGTCATTGAAGTGGCTTCTTTTTTTCAACGCAATCCAACGGTGGAAAATATACAGGCGCTCATGGAAACCCGTCTCTGGAAAATAAAATTTGAAGATTTTCAGGAACTCTTTCATCAGATTCCTGAATTTAGGGAATGGGGCCGTTCCTGGATGGCTAAAGAACTTGTTCACAGTAAAAATAGAGCTATTGCCATGATTACAGAACCTGCTACTGCCCGCTATCTACGCCTGATTAAGGAAAAACCAATATTGATACAGCAAGCCCCCTTAAAACATATCGCATCTTACTTGGGTATCACTGACACTTCCCTAAGCCGTATTCGAAAGGAAATTGTTCACGGAAATTAA
- the asnB gene encoding asparagine synthase B translates to MCGIIGAFELKQPASSLRSQVLEMSKRIRHRGPDWSGIFTGEKALLAHERLAIVDPKSGSQPLYSPDGKVVLAVNGEIYNHHELRNSLPDYDFSTQSDSEVVLALYLAKGPSFVDELNGIFGFALYDSRDDSFFVARDHMGIIPLYYGEDEQGQLFVASELKSLEGFCTTIEQFPPGHYLYSKTGKTPQRWYQRDWETYDVVKDNETDIAVLRKALEDAVHRQLMSDVPYGVLLSGGLDSSVIAAVTKKFASKRIESDDKEDAWYPQLHSFAVGLKGAPDLIAAQKAADHIGTIHHEINFTIQEGLDAIRDVIYHLETYDVTTVRASTPMYLLARVIKSMGIKMVLSGEGSDELFGGYLYFHKAPNAQEFHEETVRKLKKLYLYDCLRANKSLAAWGVEGRVPFLDKEFMDIAMRINPADKMIREGRMEKWVVRKAFEDYLPESIAWRQKEQFSDGVGYSWIDTLKEQAENKVSDQEFAEASSRFPINTPKNKEEFLYRTIFESHFPSTAAAQTVPSVKSVACSTPEALAWDASFQNLNDPSGRAVASVHQESYEKSKVEAV, encoded by the coding sequence ATGTGTGGAATTATTGGCGCTTTTGAATTAAAGCAACCTGCAAGCTCATTGAGATCTCAAGTATTAGAAATGTCAAAACGTATTCGTCACCGTGGTCCTGATTGGTCGGGCATCTTTACTGGTGAGAAAGCATTGTTGGCACACGAGAGATTAGCTATCGTTGATCCCAAATCTGGAAGTCAACCTTTGTACAGTCCGGATGGTAAAGTTGTACTAGCAGTTAATGGCGAGATCTATAACCACCATGAATTAAGAAATAGTCTTCCCGACTATGATTTTTCGACTCAAAGTGACTCTGAAGTTGTTTTGGCTTTATATTTAGCAAAAGGCCCCTCTTTTGTAGATGAATTAAATGGCATTTTTGGATTTGCACTCTATGATTCGCGTGATGATTCCTTTTTTGTTGCACGTGACCATATGGGTATTATCCCTTTATATTACGGTGAAGATGAACAGGGACAGTTGTTTGTTGCATCTGAATTAAAATCACTGGAAGGTTTCTGTACGACGATTGAACAATTTCCTCCGGGACATTACTTGTATAGCAAAACTGGGAAAACTCCGCAGCGTTGGTACCAACGTGATTGGGAAACTTACGACGTCGTAAAAGACAACGAGACCGATATCGCCGTTTTGCGCAAAGCTTTGGAAGATGCGGTACATCGTCAATTGATGTCAGATGTACCTTACGGTGTACTACTGTCTGGTGGATTGGATTCATCCGTTATTGCGGCGGTAACGAAGAAGTTTGCCTCCAAACGTATTGAAAGTGACGATAAAGAAGATGCTTGGTATCCTCAATTACATTCATTTGCGGTGGGACTGAAGGGGGCACCGGATCTCATTGCAGCACAAAAGGCTGCAGATCATATCGGAACGATACACCACGAGATCAACTTTACAATCCAAGAAGGATTGGATGCTATTCGCGATGTGATCTATCACCTGGAAACTTATGACGTCACAACGGTACGTGCTTCTACACCAATGTACTTATTAGCTCGTGTAATCAAATCCATGGGCATCAAAATGGTGTTGTCGGGCGAAGGATCAGACGAGCTTTTCGGCGGATATCTTTATTTTCATAAAGCACCTAATGCGCAGGAATTTCATGAGGAAACAGTACGTAAGCTGAAAAAGCTTTATCTGTACGACTGTCTGCGGGCAAATAAATCACTTGCAGCTTGGGGAGTAGAAGGACGTGTGCCTTTCTTGGATAAAGAATTTATGGATATTGCCATGCGCATCAATCCTGCCGATAAAATGATTCGCGAAGGAAGAATGGAGAAATGGGTTGTACGGAAGGCATTTGAAGACTACTTGCCGGAGAGCATCGCATGGCGCCAAAAAGAGCAATTTTCTGATGGTGTAGGCTATAGCTGGATTGATACCCTGAAAGAGCAGGCTGAAAATAAAGTTTCTGATCAGGAATTTGCCGAGGCCTCATCGCGCTTTCCGATAAACACACCGAAAAATAAAGAGGAATTTTTATATCGGACAATTTTCGAGTCTCATTTTCCTTCAACAGCGGCAGCACAAACTGTTCCTTCGGTAAAATCTGTCGCATGCAGTACGCCAGAAGCCTTAGCTTGGGATGCTTCTTTCCAGAATCTGAATGACCCATCTGGAAGAGCTGTAGCCTCGGTTCACCAAGAGAGCTACGAAAAATCCAAAGTAGAAGCAGTGTAA
- a CDS encoding M20/M25/M40 family metallo-hydrolase translates to MKIDAMKHRGMKSLGLALLLLSTSSIFAQHKEAMVSSIVQEANANSQLEKYAFELVDMIGPRLVGSPQMQQAHDWVVKNYNALGAQARNEPYGEWRSWERGTSQVTMTYPRIKSLEGTQLAFSPMTKEKGVEAEVVAMPLFSSQSDFQSWLKTIKGKIVLIGMNPLSGRSDANWKESASPKGYEKYQTLKNNQLKKWEASMSYTGSTRRTLPLALENAGAVGVIDSYWTELPGITRIFDAKSKQIPVFNVGLEDYGLLYRMAEHGVKPRVSLQGNSKELGTSKTYNSIAEIKGKEKPNEYVVLSAHLDSWDGASGATDNATGVITMMEAVRILRKVYPENKRTILVGNWGSEEQGLNGSSAFVEDHPEIAKNIQVVWNQDNGTGRIVRIGGSGFEKSYEYISRWLQYLPEEFRNEIQTSFPGMPGTGGSDHSSFVQKGIPAFGLSSTSWDYGKVTWHTNRDTYDKIVFDEVKQNAIIVAILTYLACEEPTLVSREKIILPIDKDGKQTVWPTNLQSKRTSGN, encoded by the coding sequence ATGAAGATAGATGCAATGAAACATCGTGGAATGAAATCTTTGGGACTAGCTCTTTTATTGTTGAGCACTTCAAGTATTTTTGCGCAGCATAAGGAAGCGATGGTCTCGTCAATTGTCCAGGAGGCAAATGCAAATTCACAATTGGAGAAGTATGCGTTTGAGCTTGTCGATATGATTGGCCCCCGTCTTGTCGGGAGTCCACAAATGCAGCAGGCGCACGATTGGGTCGTCAAAAATTACAATGCCCTTGGCGCACAGGCGCGTAATGAGCCCTATGGTGAATGGCGTTCCTGGGAACGGGGAACTTCTCAAGTGACGATGACCTATCCGAGAATAAAGTCGTTAGAAGGTACGCAGTTGGCTTTTAGCCCTATGACAAAGGAGAAAGGGGTCGAAGCCGAAGTGGTCGCTATGCCGTTATTTAGCTCCCAATCCGATTTTCAGTCCTGGCTTAAAACAATTAAAGGCAAGATTGTATTGATTGGGATGAATCCACTGTCTGGAAGATCTGATGCCAACTGGAAGGAGTCTGCTTCCCCGAAAGGTTATGAAAAATATCAAACCTTAAAAAATAATCAGTTGAAAAAATGGGAGGCGAGTATGTCCTACACAGGAAGCACCCGTCGGACATTGCCATTGGCCCTGGAGAATGCCGGGGCAGTTGGTGTTATTGATTCCTACTGGACGGAGTTGCCAGGTATCACGCGGATTTTTGATGCAAAGTCCAAACAAATTCCTGTATTTAATGTCGGCTTGGAAGATTATGGCCTGTTATACCGCATGGCAGAGCATGGAGTCAAACCTCGGGTATCGCTACAGGGAAATTCAAAAGAGCTTGGGACATCAAAAACCTATAATAGTATTGCGGAGATCAAAGGAAAAGAAAAACCGAACGAATATGTTGTGCTTTCGGCACATCTAGATTCTTGGGACGGCGCTTCGGGTGCTACAGACAATGCTACCGGGGTGATTACAATGATGGAGGCAGTCCGTATTTTAAGAAAGGTTTATCCGGAAAATAAAAGAACGATTTTGGTCGGTAACTGGGGTAGTGAGGAACAGGGGCTGAACGGTTCTTCTGCATTTGTCGAAGACCATCCCGAGATCGCTAAAAATATACAGGTCGTATGGAATCAGGATAACGGGACGGGGCGAATTGTTCGTATCGGGGGGAGTGGTTTTGAAAAGTCCTACGAATACATTAGCCGCTGGCTGCAATATTTGCCTGAAGAGTTCCGTAATGAAATCCAAACCAGTTTTCCGGGCATGCCGGGGACGGGAGGGAGCGATCATTCTTCTTTCGTTCAAAAAGGAATTCCAGCCTTTGGGCTCTCTTCCACTTCCTGGGATTATGGTAAAGTGACCTGGCATACCAATCGCGATACCTACGATAAGATTGTTTTTGATGAGGTGAAACAAAACGCCATTATCGTTGCGATTTTAACTTACCTAGCCTGTGAAGAACCAACTTTGGTCTCCCGGGAAAAGATCATATTGCCAATCGATAAGGATGGCAAGCAGACGGTATGGCCAACAAATCTACAATCAAAAAGAACAAGTGGTAACTGA
- a CDS encoding polysaccharide deacetylase, with the protein MMKQLIFVCLFLICALFSYGQVSFTNLENYRTEWLILRENNKSLVGIRSFRTNAVKYYLAVDPATLQTRVVGDRSVSVLYKDAAQVTKSLSGSVYESCFSLVRKTENNLQDAGLNFSLPKEAGINLTIDLCPSHKPLDKAIFEDLLLAFKGIDSTLPLAVSVSGKWMLNHAADLEWLKSLDTKGIKITWINHTYDHVFNSKPLTSNFLLSKNTNLNYEVLENEKLMLKNGLMPSVFFRCPGLVSDRNIIERLLSYGLIAVGSDAWLAKGQQAKNGSIVLIHGNGNEELGVRDFIQLLRRESQSIKTKHWTLYSLSEGLDEELH; encoded by the coding sequence ATGATGAAACAGCTCATTTTTGTTTGTCTATTTTTGATATGTGCCCTATTCTCTTATGGACAGGTTTCATTTACTAATTTGGAAAACTACAGAACCGAGTGGTTAATCCTTCGTGAAAACAATAAATCACTGGTGGGGATCCGTAGTTTCAGGACAAATGCTGTAAAATATTATTTAGCGGTAGATCCTGCTACATTGCAAACGCGTGTAGTAGGAGATCGTTCAGTCAGCGTTCTGTATAAAGATGCGGCTCAGGTTACGAAAAGTCTAAGTGGTTCGGTATATGAAAGTTGTTTTTCCTTGGTTAGAAAAACTGAAAATAACTTACAGGATGCGGGACTGAATTTTAGTCTTCCCAAAGAGGCTGGTATTAATTTGACTATTGATCTATGCCCTTCACATAAACCTTTGGACAAAGCTATTTTTGAGGATCTTCTCCTTGCGTTTAAGGGAATTGATAGCACCCTGCCACTGGCCGTTTCTGTTTCGGGTAAATGGATGCTAAATCATGCTGCAGATCTGGAATGGCTAAAGTCATTGGATACGAAGGGTATAAAGATTACCTGGATCAATCACACGTACGACCACGTTTTTAATAGTAAGCCTTTGACGTCCAATTTTCTACTTTCTAAAAATACGAATCTAAATTATGAGGTATTGGAAAATGAAAAATTAATGCTAAAAAATGGGCTTATGCCTTCCGTTTTTTTTCGTTGTCCGGGCTTAGTTTCAGATCGGAATATTATTGAACGGCTGTTGTCTTATGGTCTTATTGCGGTTGGTTCAGATGCATGGTTGGCTAAAGGGCAGCAAGCCAAGAACGGAAGTATTGTTCTGATTCATGGTAATGGGAATGAAGAACTCGGTGTGCGGGATTTCATCCAATTGCTTCGAAGAGAATCTCAGTCAATAAAAACAAAACATTGGACATTGTATAGCTTATCTGAAGGCTTGGATGAGGAGCTGCATTGA
- a CDS encoding S9 family peptidase has protein sequence MKRIALFFLLASSISSYAQRNLNLEETVFGPRTYAPTSIAGASWVPKSNNLSYLDKSYQNLLSKSASSNWSETNLASKTDLEKALKTAIPNETFNLRVFPYDYKWRDGNALLLQVEGKDKTYTVAYNIKSKNIESFIGNDNKGANREISSDFSKIAYLVDNNIAIVDKNGKITAVTNDTDKGIVNGSDYTHRQEFGIKKGMWWNNQNDKLLYYHKDETMVANYPLPQWSPKIADIKWIKYPMTGQKSEEVSLIVYNTTTGQKVTLQTGEHSEQYLTMVTWDPSGKYIYVGVLNRGQNDLKVNKYNAENGSFVKTLFEETATTWVEPENPLTFLPNKPDQFLYQSDKEGYNQLYLYNTEGNLIKKLGYKDIVMESLLDFSADGNKVSYTGVTNNGLDRQLFEVDLKSGKTVQLTNESGIHHAALSGDGKYIYDQYSNLKTPNKVQIKEVKSAKETTLVNAENPFAGKINNPKIEFVQLTSADGKYPLTGRIIYPNDFDPAKKYPVMYYLYGGSHSQLVSNKWLGGAGYFDMYMAQQGYIVFTMDNRGTNYRGRDFYTATHRNLGQNEMADQMKGIEFLKSKSFVDQQRMGIFGWSFGGFMTTSFMLHHNDIFKAAVAGGPVIDWKFYEVMYGERYMDTPQENPEGYKLTSLLNKADQLKGRLLIIHGAQDPVVVQQNSMEFLEACIKAGKQVDYFLYPTHEHNVMGKDRIHMYEKIADYFNQHLKNPS, from the coding sequence ATGAAAAGAATTGCGCTATTCTTCTTGTTGGCAAGCTCCATCAGCAGCTATGCACAACGTAACCTCAATTTAGAAGAAACAGTATTTGGACCTCGAACCTATGCTCCAACATCGATTGCCGGAGCATCCTGGGTCCCAAAATCAAACAACCTGTCTTATCTCGATAAATCGTACCAGAACCTATTATCCAAAAGCGCTTCCAGCAACTGGAGCGAAACAAATCTCGCTTCTAAAACAGATCTCGAAAAAGCACTAAAAACGGCTATCCCCAACGAAACATTTAATTTGCGCGTATTTCCTTACGACTACAAATGGCGCGACGGAAATGCACTATTACTGCAAGTTGAAGGAAAAGATAAAACCTATACGGTAGCTTACAACATTAAATCAAAAAATATTGAAAGTTTTATCGGTAATGACAACAAGGGAGCGAATCGTGAGATCAGTTCGGATTTTTCAAAAATCGCCTATTTAGTAGACAACAACATCGCAATTGTTGACAAAAACGGCAAAATTACCGCTGTAACCAACGATACAGACAAAGGGATTGTCAATGGAAGCGATTATACACACCGTCAAGAATTTGGCATCAAGAAAGGAATGTGGTGGAACAATCAAAATGACAAACTGCTGTACTACCACAAAGACGAGACGATGGTTGCCAATTATCCGTTACCGCAATGGAGTCCGAAAATTGCGGATATCAAATGGATCAAATACCCCATGACAGGCCAAAAATCAGAAGAAGTTTCTTTGATCGTTTACAATACCACCACTGGTCAAAAGGTAACCCTTCAAACCGGCGAGCATTCAGAGCAATATTTAACCATGGTTACTTGGGATCCTTCTGGTAAATACATCTACGTCGGAGTACTTAACCGTGGGCAAAATGATCTTAAAGTCAACAAATACAATGCAGAAAACGGTTCCTTCGTCAAAACCCTGTTCGAAGAAACTGCGACAACTTGGGTTGAGCCAGAAAACCCATTGACATTTTTACCAAACAAACCGGATCAATTCCTTTATCAATCCGATAAAGAGGGCTATAATCAACTTTACCTCTATAACACGGAAGGTAATTTGATCAAAAAATTAGGCTATAAAGACATTGTTATGGAGTCATTGCTTGACTTTTCGGCTGATGGCAACAAAGTAAGTTACACGGGAGTCACCAACAACGGTTTAGATCGCCAATTATTTGAAGTCGATCTAAAATCAGGGAAAACGGTTCAATTAACGAATGAATCCGGCATACACCATGCTGCGCTAAGTGGCGATGGCAAGTACATCTATGATCAATATAGCAATTTAAAAACACCAAATAAAGTTCAGATCAAAGAAGTAAAATCTGCTAAAGAAACAACCTTAGTCAATGCAGAAAATCCTTTTGCCGGAAAAATAAATAATCCTAAAATAGAATTTGTACAGTTGACATCTGCAGATGGAAAATACCCATTGACAGGACGCATCATTTATCCCAACGATTTTGATCCTGCGAAAAAATACCCCGTCATGTACTATTTGTACGGCGGATCACATTCGCAGCTGGTTTCCAACAAATGGCTAGGAGGCGCTGGTTATTTTGATATGTATATGGCCCAACAAGGATATATTGTGTTTACCATGGACAATCGTGGCACAAATTACAGAGGCCGTGATTTCTATACTGCTACGCATCGCAACCTCGGTCAAAATGAAATGGCCGACCAGATGAAAGGAATTGAGTTCCTAAAATCAAAATCTTTTGTTGACCAACAACGCATGGGTATTTTCGGATGGAGCTTCGGTGGTTTTATGACAACTTCCTTCATGTTACATCATAACGATATTTTTAAGGCTGCTGTAGCAGGAGGCCCAGTAATCGACTGGAAATTTTATGAGGTTATGTACGGCGAACGTTACATGGACACTCCACAAGAAAATCCCGAAGGATATAAATTGACTTCTCTGCTCAACAAGGCCGATCAACTGAAAGGGAGACTATTGATTATTCATGGTGCACAAGACCCTGTCGTTGTACAACAAAACAGCATGGAGTTTTTAGAAGCGTGTATTAAAGCCGGAAAGCAGGTAGATTATTTTCTATACCCGACTCATGAACACAATGTGATGGGGAAAGACCGTATTCATATGTACGAAAAAATTGCAGACTACTTCAATCAACACCTCAAAAACCCATCCTAA
- a CDS encoding DUF1080 domain-containing protein, which translates to MNLFLSSALATTLLFGATALQAQTNMKASDTEYYSPVPPTLTIDHGIPSDAIVLFDGKDLSKWKSEKGKANWTVANNVLEVKPGAGAIETNEHFSDFQLHVEWKSPEVIKGEGQGRGNSGIFLQGYYEIQVLDNDNNPTYVNGGAGSLYKQRPPLAQVIAPDKWHVYDIIYKAPQFSKDGILTAKGTVTVLHNGVVVQNNTQIDGTTEYIGLPKQISHGPGPIILQDHGDLVQFRNIWLRKL; encoded by the coding sequence ATGAACTTATTTTTATCATCAGCATTAGCAACAACACTCTTATTTGGTGCCACAGCACTGCAGGCCCAAACCAATATGAAAGCCAGTGACACGGAATATTATAGTCCTGTCCCCCCCACCTTAACGATCGATCACGGTATCCCAAGCGACGCAATTGTCCTTTTTGACGGGAAGGATCTTAGCAAGTGGAAAAGTGAAAAAGGAAAAGCCAATTGGACTGTAGCCAATAACGTCCTTGAAGTAAAACCTGGAGCTGGAGCGATTGAGACGAACGAACACTTTAGCGATTTTCAACTGCATGTTGAATGGAAAAGCCCCGAAGTGATCAAAGGTGAAGGCCAAGGAAGAGGAAACAGTGGAATTTTCTTACAGGGGTACTATGAAATCCAGGTATTGGACAACGATAATAACCCCACTTATGTCAATGGCGGAGCGGGTAGTCTTTATAAACAACGGCCGCCATTGGCGCAAGTAATTGCACCAGACAAATGGCATGTATATGATATTATTTATAAGGCTCCTCAATTCAGTAAAGATGGAATATTGACCGCTAAAGGGACAGTAACGGTCTTACATAATGGAGTCGTTGTGCAAAATAACACCCAAATCGACGGTACGACAGAATATATAGGACTACCGAAGCAGATAAGCCATGGCCCAGGCCCAATTATACTACAGGATCATGGTGATTTAGTCCAGTTCAGAAACATCTGGTTACGTAAACTATAG
- a CDS encoding dihydroneopterin aldolase, whose amino-acid sequence MATILQTVSLKEARFYAPIGYYEEEQVLGNEFFVSIDVCFPFLNTETENLKNTLNYEELYQITASVMQPKRKLLESAASEILDQIRERVSHALTIEVVIRKSNPPFGGDLSCSQVGLKYFKD is encoded by the coding sequence ATGGCAACCATTTTACAAACAGTATCGCTGAAAGAAGCCCGATTCTATGCACCAATAGGTTACTATGAAGAAGAACAGGTGCTTGGCAATGAGTTTTTTGTTTCTATTGATGTATGTTTTCCCTTTTTGAATACCGAGACAGAGAACTTAAAAAATACGCTCAATTACGAAGAACTCTATCAGATTACCGCTAGCGTCATGCAGCCTAAACGGAAATTGTTGGAATCTGCGGCTTCAGAAATACTGGATCAGATTCGGGAAAGAGTATCCCATGCTCTGACGATCGAGGTTGTGATACGTAAATCTAATCCTCCCTTTGGAGGCGATCTTTCCTGCTCACAAGTTGGCCTCAAATATTTTAAGGATTAA